In Carassius gibelio isolate Cgi1373 ecotype wild population from Czech Republic chromosome B17, carGib1.2-hapl.c, whole genome shotgun sequence, the genomic stretch ATGTTAGCTCAGTACAGTGGTTGTTGAGCCTTCCATGGCTTTTCGAGCAACAGCATAAGACCCGAGTGCAAGTTTCCTGAGCCCTCTGGATGCTCTTTTGGGCACTCTCACTGATAAAACAGTAGAGCGCCGGATCAGCCACGCAGTTAAAACTAGTAAGCAACAGAGAGAAATTGTAGTAGTTGAAAATTTTCTCAATGAAGTTGCAGTCCCGCTCAAATATGGTGCGTACCAGCAGGAAGACGTGGTATGGTGAGAAACAAACCAGGAAGATGACGATGGTGCTGGTCACAAGGTACTTGATGCGAGTTTTCTGGGCTGACAGCGTGCCTTCACTCTTGCCAACTGCTCGGAGAACTCTAAAGTATGACACAAGGAGGATTCCTAAAGGGAACAGGAAACCTATGTGAAATCGGTAGTAGTTTATTGAGTACTCCCATTTCTCCATGGGATAGTGCTCAAAGCACACAGATCGGTTGTTCTTGTCCCTGCTGAGCTCCTTGTGCCGGAAGAACACCACTCCTACAGCAAGCTCTTTGAGCCAGACCACCGCACTGACCAGCACTGCTGCTCGTACCGTTCGGAAAGACGTGAAGCGGAAAGGGTAGACCACTGCCAGGTAGCGGTCAATGGAGATACAACACAGAAAACCAATGCTGACATAGATGTTCTCATAGAGCAGGAAACCACACAGTTGACAGAGCCACTCAGAGCTGCTCCAGTCGTCCCCTTGGAAGAAATACTGGATCCAAAGGGGCAGGGAGGCCAGGTACAGCAGATCAGATATGGTCAGGTTTAGCAAGTAGACCCCCAGCTCATTGCGGACTTTCAGTTGGAGCCAGGCATGGTAGAGCGAGTAAGCGTTGGCGGGAAGACCCACTAGCAGGATAAGGATGAACGCAGACGAAAACAGGTACTGGTGAATCTTGTGGCTTATAGTGCAGTTTATTTGCTCTTCAGACGTGTT encodes the following:
- the LOC127976332 gene encoding ovarian cancer G-protein coupled receptor 1 produces the protein MNTSEEQINCTISHKIHQYLFSSAFILILLVGLPANAYSLYHAWLQLKVRNELGVYLLNLTISDLLYLASLPLWIQYFFQGDDWSSSEWLCQLCGFLLYENIYVSIGFLCCISIDRYLAVVYPFRFTSFRTVRAAVLVSAVVWLKELAVGVVFFRHKELSRDKNNRSVCFEHYPMEKWEYSINYYRFHIGFLFPLGILLVSYFRVLRAVGKSEGTLSAQKTRIKYLVTSTIVIFLVCFSPYHVFLLVRTIFERDCNFIEKIFNYYNFSLLLTSFNCVADPALYCFISESAQKSIQRAQETCTRVLCCCSKSHGRLNNHCTELTFTNDKVTGSSVATLLQQVKTDV